In the genome of Euzebya sp., one region contains:
- a CDS encoding DMT family transporter, translating to MSPTPAIRPVLAVVTAAVLWGTSGVVGRSLNESGVPPLTVAALRVVIAATVLVAVPRLRPAAAHRLPRRSPVVIGVGVLLAIYQATFFAAVPLVGVTVATMVSLGAAPIVTAAVGPLVGDTRAGVATWTAVLLGALGVGLLSGGGGTSLGWAAVGGAGLALVAGSGYAGVTLLGRHARDAVPGALVTAAFPVAAVVLLPALVGLAGAELDGGDVAAIAYLGTAPTALAYALFFGGVARIPAATASTITLLEPLTATVLAAAIFGEALSPVGVAGAILVVLAGGLAVRAALPRRTTARTPAGVPDR from the coding sequence ATGTCACCCACCCCCGCCATCCGCCCCGTCCTGGCCGTCGTCACCGCCGCCGTCCTGTGGGGCACGTCAGGCGTCGTCGGCCGGTCCCTCAACGAATCCGGCGTGCCGCCGCTGACCGTCGCCGCGCTGCGCGTGGTGATCGCCGCCACCGTGCTGGTGGCGGTCCCCCGCCTGCGCCCCGCGGCCGCCCACCGGCTCCCGCGCCGAAGCCCCGTCGTCATCGGCGTCGGCGTCCTGCTGGCGATCTACCAGGCCACGTTCTTCGCCGCCGTCCCCCTCGTCGGGGTGACGGTCGCCACGATGGTGTCGCTCGGCGCCGCGCCGATCGTCACCGCCGCCGTCGGTCCCCTGGTCGGTGACACCCGGGCGGGCGTCGCGACCTGGACCGCGGTGCTGCTCGGCGCGCTCGGCGTCGGGCTGCTGTCCGGCGGGGGAGGGACCTCGCTCGGGTGGGCCGCCGTCGGCGGTGCCGGTCTCGCGCTGGTCGCCGGGTCGGGCTACGCCGGCGTGACCCTGCTCGGCCGCCACGCCCGCGACGCGGTCCCCGGCGCGCTCGTGACCGCGGCGTTCCCCGTCGCCGCCGTCGTGCTCCTGCCGGCCCTGGTCGGCCTCGCGGGCGCCGAGCTCGACGGGGGCGACGTCGCCGCGATCGCGTACCTGGGCACGGCCCCGACGGCGCTGGCCTACGCGCTGTTCTTCGGCGGGGTGGCCCGCATCCCGGCCGCCACCGCGAGCACGATCACGCTGCTCGAGCCGCTGACCGCCACGGTCCTCGCGGCCGCCATCTTCGGGGAGGCGCTGTCACCGGTCGGTGTGGCCGGCGCGATCCTCGTGGTCCTCGCCGGCGGGCTGGCGGTGCGGGCAGCCCTGCCGCGCCGGACGACCGCGCGCACCCCCGCGGGCGTGCCGGACCGCTGA
- a CDS encoding TetR/AcrR family transcriptional regulator, which produces MTNPVDGIREVWRAAASGEAPRRGLSLGRIVEAAVEIADAYGLAAVSMAHVAEQLGFTTMSLYRHVGSKEELVLHMQDAAMGWPDDVLDPGAADGWRDGLERWARAATAGLRAHPWIMQAIPMFGLPATPNQLAWLDRGLGTMADLPLHEGEKLMIMLLVDSHVLGDMLFRAADSPSTTLAVEPQRYGALLAELLDPERYPSLARVIDAGVFDGAGEEGAEEATAEADPDYDFRLARVLDGIERFVEDRLAGSR; this is translated from the coding sequence ATGACGAACCCGGTGGATGGCATCCGCGAGGTGTGGCGCGCGGCCGCGTCCGGCGAGGCGCCCCGTCGCGGGCTCAGCCTCGGCCGCATCGTCGAGGCGGCCGTCGAGATCGCCGACGCCTACGGGCTCGCCGCGGTGTCCATGGCGCACGTGGCCGAGCAGCTCGGGTTCACGACGATGTCGCTGTACCGCCACGTCGGGAGCAAGGAGGAGCTCGTCCTCCACATGCAGGACGCAGCGATGGGGTGGCCCGACGACGTCCTCGACCCCGGTGCGGCGGACGGGTGGCGCGACGGCCTCGAGCGGTGGGCCCGGGCGGCGACCGCCGGTCTGCGAGCTCACCCGTGGATCATGCAGGCGATCCCCATGTTCGGGCTGCCGGCGACGCCGAACCAGCTGGCCTGGCTGGACCGCGGCCTCGGGACGATGGCCGACCTCCCGCTCCACGAGGGCGAGAAGCTCATGATCATGCTGCTGGTCGACTCCCACGTGCTCGGCGACATGCTGTTCCGCGCAGCCGATTCGCCCTCGACCACCCTGGCCGTCGAGCCGCAGCGCTACGGGGCGTTGCTGGCCGAGCTGCTCGACCCCGAGCGGTACCCGTCCCTCGCCAGGGTCATCGACGCCGGCGTGTTCGACGGTGCCGGCGAGGAGGGGGCGGAGGAGGCGACCGCCGAGGCCGATCCGGACTACGACTTCCGCCTGGCCCGCGTGCTCGACGGCATCGAGCGGTTCGTCGAGGACCGGCTCGCCGGGTCGCGGTGA